One genomic region from Microcystis panniformis FACHB-1757 encodes:
- a CDS encoding SDR family NAD(P)-dependent oxidoreductase — protein MTNHLFDLTGKVAIITGAARGIGRVLAQGLAQAGAKVVIGDINQVGAEQTVQLIQEAGGEAIAIKTDVRQRQACQNLINQAVAHYGQLDIMVCNAGVEILKNTDELEEFEWDQVINVDLKGYFNCAQLATKQMIKQGTKGSIIMNSSICAFVAVPKSSGAYSAAKGGVNQLVKSLAVELASHKIRVNAFAPGYMNNMMEGTEGLRSTSNEMDELYTRIPMKRTGDLEELIGPVVFLASEASSYVTGAILMVDGGYTAI, from the coding sequence ATGACAAATCATCTCTTTGATTTAACAGGTAAAGTTGCAATTATCACGGGTGCTGCCCGAGGAATTGGTCGGGTATTAGCGCAAGGGTTAGCACAAGCTGGAGCTAAGGTGGTAATTGGTGATATTAATCAAGTTGGTGCTGAACAAACGGTTCAACTGATTCAAGAAGCAGGAGGTGAGGCCATCGCAATTAAGACCGATGTTCGTCAACGTCAAGCTTGTCAGAATTTAATTAACCAGGCGGTTGCTCATTATGGTCAACTCGATATTATGGTCTGTAATGCAGGGGTTGAAATTCTCAAAAACACTGATGAATTAGAGGAATTTGAATGGGATCAGGTTATTAATGTTGACTTAAAAGGTTATTTTAATTGCGCTCAACTCGCAACCAAACAAATGATCAAACAAGGAACAAAGGGATCAATTATTATGAATTCTTCTATCTGTGCTTTCGTTGCTGTTCCCAAATCTTCAGGAGCATATAGCGCCGCAAAAGGTGGGGTCAATCAATTAGTAAAATCCCTAGCGGTCGAATTAGCTAGTCACAAAATTCGAGTCAATGCTTTTGCACCGGGGTATATGAATAATATGATGGAAGGAACAGAAGGTTTACGTTCAACTTCCAATGAAATGGACGAATTATATACTAGAATTCCCATGAAACGAACCGGAGATTTAGAAGAGTTAATTGGCCCTGTCGTGTTTTTAGCGTCTGAAGCTTCCTCTTATGTCACTGGAGCAATTTTAATGGTAGATGGAGGTTATACCGCTATTTAG
- a CDS encoding non-ribosomal peptide synthetase, whose protein sequence is MVTTQQSRVSKKDIESIYPLSPMQQGMLFHSLYNPESKTYLSQIQITLQGNLDISAFQQAWQRVVDRHSILRTCFAWKKTKQPLQIVRKNVTLPWFNQDWRSHSPAEQETKFQELLTSDKEQYFELDKIPLLRCHLIQVEDQKYEFINTGHHILLDGWSTAILLKEVFEFYAGLINHQPVNLPTPRPYQDYINWVQQQDQTQSERFWRQNLQGFTSPTPLVVDKPLNPLVTQSKNYLDQKSKLSPEITSRLKLLAQEHRLTLSTLIQGAWALLLHHYSSESDIVFGATVSGRPPNFTGIESMVGMFLNTLPVRIQIEPQLELLTWFQQLQQEHLEREQYSYSSLIDIQKWSEIPAPHSVFESFVVFENLPFSDNDSENLGGLQVGEMQDYGNADYPLTVIVTPGEALSIKIIYPQERFENDTIERMLGHFKTLLEGITINPHSRIQDLTLLTEGERQLLLIELNQTAPQKPLKHCVHQLFEQQTLKTPSAIAVVFQEQQLTYQELNKSANQLAHYLQKIGVSSQSLVGICLERSVNMVIAVLAVLKVGGVCVPLDPTYPQERLSYILQDTQLKTLLTEKNCQLLLNSETISQRILLDEQGSEIALEPKNNPGNPVSLKDLAYIIYSSGSTGVPKGIMILHQSLTSIIEHHQVKMSSARNFLQFAPFNFDVSYHEIFAALCLGGSLFIVPEDSRLDLAKLSQLLANKPIHKAILPVTLLQQLIETYSEETYLFANLREIISAGEQLQITPAMISVFKKLEHCTLYNYYGPTEADIVTSYTFDPNPELWPKYIPIGKPAINVQVYILNSHLQPVPIGVTGELYVAGGGLARGYFNNPQLTQEKFIPNPFSDNSLLYKTGDLARYLPNGDIEYLGRIDDVVKVRGYRIELGEVETILNQHPQIAQALATVQGETAREKYLAAYFIPRPGETINQVELRHFLENWLPDYMIPSAFVVMESFQLSPNGKVNRKVLPIPDKNPLSLTQNYVAPRTAIEEVLAGIWAEILEVERVGIEDDFFLLGGHSLKAIQLISKIRQTLEIEVSVRQLFNHSTISQLTQVMIELVGNEGLLNEIAVTVQEISQLSPEEVQALLSQS, encoded by the coding sequence ATGGTCACAACTCAACAATCTAGGGTTAGTAAAAAAGATATTGAATCCATTTATCCCCTTTCTCCCATGCAGCAGGGGATGCTATTTCATTCTTTATATAATCCAGAATCAAAGACGTATTTATCACAAATTCAAATCACCTTGCAAGGCAATTTAGATATTAGTGCGTTCCAACAAGCTTGGCAAAGAGTAGTAGATAGACATAGTATTTTACGGACTTGTTTTGCTTGGAAAAAAACCAAACAGCCTTTACAAATAGTTAGAAAAAATGTCACTTTGCCTTGGTTTAATCAAGATTGGCGATCGCATTCTCCCGCCGAACAAGAAACTAAATTTCAGGAATTGTTAACCTCTGATAAAGAGCAATATTTTGAATTAGATAAAATCCCCTTACTTCGATGTCATTTAATTCAAGTCGAAGATCAAAAATATGAATTTATTAATACTGGGCATCATATTTTATTAGATGGTTGGTCAACAGCAATTCTGTTGAAAGAAGTTTTCGAGTTTTACGCTGGACTCATCAACCATCAACCCGTCAATTTACCGACACCTCGCCCTTACCAAGACTATATTAATTGGGTACAACAGCAAGATCAAACTCAGTCCGAACGCTTTTGGCGACAAAATCTTCAAGGTTTTACCTCTCCGACCCCATTAGTAGTTGATAAACCGTTAAATCCTCTTGTTACTCAAAGTAAAAATTATCTTGATCAAAAATCAAAACTTTCTCCAGAAATTACCAGTCGTCTGAAATTACTCGCCCAAGAACATCGCCTTACTCTTTCTACCCTAATTCAAGGAGCTTGGGCTTTATTATTACATCATTATAGTAGTGAATCTGATATTGTATTTGGGGCAACAGTTTCGGGACGACCGCCCAATTTTACAGGGATTGAATCGATGGTGGGGATGTTTTTAAATACCTTACCCGTTCGCATCCAAATTGAGCCTCAACTTGAATTATTAACTTGGTTTCAACAATTACAACAAGAGCATTTAGAACGAGAGCAATATAGTTATAGTTCTCTAATTGATATTCAAAAATGGAGTGAAATTCCTGCTCCTCATTCAGTTTTTGAAAGTTTTGTTGTCTTTGAAAATTTACCCTTTAGCGACAATGATAGTGAGAATTTAGGCGGTTTACAAGTCGGTGAAATGCAAGATTATGGCAATGCTGATTACCCCTTAACGGTGATTGTCACCCCTGGAGAAGCCTTAAGTATTAAAATTATTTATCCTCAAGAACGATTTGAAAATGACACCATTGAAAGGATGTTAGGTCATTTTAAAACCTTATTAGAAGGAATCACCATTAATCCCCATAGTCGGATTCAAGACTTAACTTTATTAACGGAAGGTGAACGTCAATTATTATTAATTGAATTGAATCAAACTGCACCCCAAAAGCCTCTAAAACACTGCGTTCATCAATTATTTGAGCAACAAACTCTCAAAACTCCTTCAGCCATTGCCGTTGTTTTTCAAGAGCAACAATTAACCTACCAAGAACTGAATAAATCTGCTAATCAACTGGCTCATTATTTACAAAAAATTGGGGTTAGTTCTCAATCTTTAGTGGGGATTTGTTTAGAAAGGTCTGTTAATATGGTGATTGCCGTTTTAGCAGTGTTAAAAGTAGGCGGCGTTTGTGTTCCCCTAGACCCAACCTATCCTCAAGAAAGACTTTCTTACATCCTGCAAGATACCCAACTTAAAACCCTCTTAACCGAAAAAAATTGTCAATTACTCTTAAACAGTGAAACCATTTCTCAACGGATTTTATTGGATGAACAAGGTTCAGAAATTGCCTTAGAACCCAAGAATAATCCCGGCAACCCCGTTAGTTTAAAGGATTTGGCTTATATTATTTATAGTTCAGGATCTACGGGTGTACCTAAAGGGATTATGATCCTGCATCAATCCTTAACGAGTATTATTGAGCATCATCAAGTAAAAATGTCATCCGCAAGGAATTTCTTACAATTTGCTCCCTTTAATTTCGATGTCAGCTATCACGAAATCTTTGCCGCTTTGTGTTTAGGGGGAAGCTTATTTATTGTTCCAGAAGATTCTCGCTTAGACCTTGCTAAATTAAGTCAATTGTTGGCAAATAAACCCATTCATAAAGCGATTTTGCCCGTTACTTTATTACAGCAATTAATTGAAACCTATAGTGAGGAAACCTACTTATTTGCTAACTTGCGTGAAATTATTTCAGCTGGAGAGCAATTACAAATTACCCCAGCGATGATTTCTGTATTCAAAAAACTCGAACATTGTACCCTTTACAATTATTATGGCCCCACAGAAGCGGATATCGTTACCAGTTATACCTTTGACCCCAATCCTGAGCTTTGGCCGAAGTATATTCCCATTGGTAAACCCGCGATTAATGTGCAAGTTTATATTTTAAATTCCCATCTTCAACCCGTACCTATCGGAGTGACTGGGGAGCTATATGTTGCGGGTGGCGGTTTAGCGCGGGGTTATTTCAACAATCCCCAATTAACCCAAGAAAAATTTATTCCTAATCCCTTTAGCGATAATTCATTGTTGTATAAAACTGGAGATTTAGCTCGTTATTTACCCAATGGAGACATTGAATATTTAGGAAGAATTGATGATGTGGTGAAAGTTAGAGGTTATAGAATTGAATTAGGGGAAGTAGAAACTATTTTAAATCAACATCCTCAAATTGCCCAAGCCCTTGCTACAGTTCAGGGAGAAACCGCCAGAGAAAAATATTTAGCCGCTTATTTTATTCCCCGTCCAGGTGAAACCATAAACCAAGTTGAATTACGTCATTTCCTTGAAAACTGGCTACCCGATTATATGATTCCCTCTGCTTTTGTTGTGATGGAATCTTTTCAACTCAGTCCTAACGGTAAAGTTAATCGAAAAGTCTTACCAATACCCGATAAAAACCCCTTATCGTTAACTCAAAATTATGTCGCTCCTCGAACTGCAATTGAAGAAGTTTTAGCAGGAATTTGGGCAGAAATTTTAGAAGTCGAACGAGTTGGGATTGAAGACGATTTCTTTCTGTTAGGTGGGCATTCTTTAAAAGCAATTCAACTGATTAGTAAAATCCGTCAAACCTTAGAAATTGAAGTTTCTGTGCGTCAACTTTTTAATCACTCAACTATCAGCCAATTAACTCAAGTCATGATTGAATTAGTGGGGAATGAAGGGTTACTAAATGAAATTGCCGTAACAGTTCAAGAAATTTCCCAACTTTCACCAGAAGAAGTTCAAGCTTTATTATCTCAAAGCTGA